In the Bernardetia sp. genome, TTTCCACAACTGACAAAACAAACCTTAAAGACAACATTACATTTTCGCAAGTCGGAATGACAAGAAAAGCCTGCCAACAAAATATGGAATTAGAAACTGCCTTTGGAAAACATCTTTCAGATATGAATACATATCAGTTGGAAGGACAGTTTTTAACACTTTTATCAGAAAATGGAAAAAGAATGAAATTTGTGGCTCAAGATTGGGACTAAACAAATGGAAAAAGGGAATCAATAAATTTTAACCTTTTTATTTCCATTCTCTACCTATCTTTGTGTTATGCAATCAAAACTCTACTTTCTAATTATTTTTATAGCTGATTTCTTCGCTTTTTTGAGGAAAGTCAGCTTTACCTTCTTTTTCAGAACACTCTCTATCTTTGGAGTGGTCTTATTTTTTCACTCAACTATATTTGCTCAATCCAACAATGAAGTTCTTTGGGCAAATAAAGTAATTGATTTTTCTTCTGAATACTTTGATGAAGCTAACCCTACTCAATATACTGCCAAACAAATCTTAGGAAAACCTAATGTATTACCTGCTATTTGGCAAAGCCCTTGTGCGTGGTCGCCTGCTCGTCCAGAAGCACGACAAGATGAGTGGATAAAAGTAGGATTTGAAAAGGCTATTTCAGTGAAGCAGGTGGCTATTGCAGAGAGTTTTGGAGCAGGTGCAATTTCAGCAATCATTCTTTACGATTTAGAGGGGAAAGGACATTTGATTTATAAAAATCAGCGTACAGAGCCTGTTTCTACACAAGGTAGAATGCTCAATGTTTTTTTAAAAGAAAAGACAAAATACAAAGTAAATGCTGTGAAGATAAAGCTCAACACGATTGATGTTGGAGGATGGAATAACATCGATGCTATCGGAATTTCATCTAGCGAAACACCTATAAAAGCCGAAATAAATATTGCAAAAGATATTCCTTTCAACAAAGTAGAACGCCTTCCTCAAACGGTAAATTCTCCATATAATGAAATTTTGCCTATCATTTCTCCAGATGGAAAAACACTTTTTTTTGATAGAAAAGACCATCCTAAAAATATGCCTTCTATTTCGGCAGGTAAAGAAAACGATGATATTTGGGTCTCTCGTCATGTTTCAGATACGATTTGGACAGAAGCAGAGAGATTGAACGAACCAGTAAATAATAGTCAGCATAATTATGTTTGTTCGGTTACACCCGATGGAAATGTTATTTTGCTTGCTAATGCTTATCTACCTTCTGGAAAAATGGAGCAAGGTATTTCAATTTCTTATAAAACCATTGATGGTTCGTGGTCGTTTCCAGAGCCTCTTAAAATAAAAGATTTTTACAATACAGATAAATATGCAGAGTTTTGTCTTGCTCCCAACAGAAAAGTTTTGATTATGTCTGTTCGTAGAGAAGATACGTATGGCTCAAGAGATTTATATATTAGCTTTTTGCAAAGAGATAATTCATGGTCAGTTCCCAAAAATATGGGTACAACGCTCAACTCGGCAGCTTTAGAAGTTAGTCCAACGCTTTCATCAGACAATAAAACGCTTTATTTTGCTTCCAATGGCAGAAGTGGATATGGTAGTATGGATATGTACGTCAGTCGTAGGTTAGATGATACTTGGACAAATTGGAGCGAACCCATGAACTTAGGAAATGTACTCAATTCGGCTGGCTGGGATGCTGGCTATTCTATTGATGCAAGTGGAGAATATGCTTATTTTTCATCTTCCAAACATTCAGATACAAATACAGCTTCAAAGCTAGATATTTACCGTGCAAAACTTCACGTAGAAGTTCGTCCAGACCCTGTTTTGCTGATTTCTGGAACAGTCTATAATTCCAAAACAAAAGAGCCTATCGGAGCAGAAATTTTGTATGAAATGTTGCCAGTAGGCGAAGAAACAGGTACAGCACAAGCCGACCCACAGACAGGAAATTATAAAATTGCGCTTCCTCCCAACTCACAGTACGGATTTTTGGCAAAATCTAGGGGTTTTGTTTCTGTAAGTGAAAATATAGATGCTAGAGGAAATGAAGTTTATAAAGAGATAAAACGAAATTTGTATCTCACACCTATTGAAGTTGGGCAAAAAATAAGGCTCAATAATGTTTTCTTTAAACGAGGAACAAACGAACTTCTGAAAGAATCTTTCCCAGAACTTGACCGTTTGGTAATTTTTATGTTAGAAAACCCTACTGTAACTATAGAAGTAGAAGGACACACCGACCTTGAGGGAATACCAACAATGAATATGAAACTCTCTGCTTTAAGAGTAAAAGCAATTCAAGATTATTTGGTAAGGCAAAAAATTGATAAAAAGCGTGTTGAAACTCGTCCGTATGGAAGTACACAGCCTATCACTAGACAAAG is a window encoding:
- a CDS encoding META domain-containing protein, whose amino-acid sequence is MNLNNGSNFSKEDFTKAGANIDLTKLKEISTDLEGKRIAQGSAFMGCNNIFFTISTTDKTNLKDNITFSQVGMTRKACQQNMELETAFGKHLSDMNTYQLEGQFLTLLSENGKRMKFVAQDWD
- a CDS encoding OmpA family protein — translated: MQSKLYFLIIFIADFFAFLRKVSFTFFFRTLSIFGVVLFFHSTIFAQSNNEVLWANKVIDFSSEYFDEANPTQYTAKQILGKPNVLPAIWQSPCAWSPARPEARQDEWIKVGFEKAISVKQVAIAESFGAGAISAIILYDLEGKGHLIYKNQRTEPVSTQGRMLNVFLKEKTKYKVNAVKIKLNTIDVGGWNNIDAIGISSSETPIKAEINIAKDIPFNKVERLPQTVNSPYNEILPIISPDGKTLFFDRKDHPKNMPSISAGKENDDIWVSRHVSDTIWTEAERLNEPVNNSQHNYVCSVTPDGNVILLANAYLPSGKMEQGISISYKTIDGSWSFPEPLKIKDFYNTDKYAEFCLAPNRKVLIMSVRREDTYGSRDLYISFLQRDNSWSVPKNMGTTLNSAALEVSPTLSSDNKTLYFASNGRSGYGSMDMYVSRRLDDTWTNWSEPMNLGNVLNSAGWDAGYSIDASGEYAYFSSSKHSDTNTASKLDIYRAKLHVEVRPDPVLLISGTVYNSKTKEPIGAEILYEMLPVGEETGTAQADPQTGNYKIALPPNSQYGFLAKSRGFVSVSENIDARGNEVYKEIKRNLYLTPIEVGQKIRLNNVFFKRGTNELLKESFPELDRLVIFMLENPTVTIEVEGHTDLEGIPTMNMKLSALRVKAIQDYLVRQKIDKKRVETRPYGSTQPITRQRDEASKKLNRRVEFKILSY